From a region of the Salarias fasciatus chromosome 6, fSalaFa1.1, whole genome shotgun sequence genome:
- the sp6 gene encoding transcription factor Sp6 — MAHPYEPWLRTAPPGGSSEDMNIPSWWDLHRDVQPGSWIDLQTAPGVGLPSVSPGSSMGLQHSLGAYGSDPQLCALPPAQHAPASHSSHLFPQDGFKMEPLAPEMLHQETYAMEEPQETSVSARPKPQRRSSSRSSGQAVCRCPNCVHAEQMGQSADDGRRKHMHNCHIPGCGKAYAKTSHLKAHLRWHSGDRPFVCNWLFCGKRFTRSDELQRHLQTHTGAKKFSCALCPRVFMRNDHLAKHMRTHESPPGHGGEDRVNGDGRMEKGFDAPTPPQSSNAAAAAASEGAEPPLKLKCEAEPSASGGTGQSG, encoded by the coding sequence ATGGCCCACCCCTACGAGCCCTGGCTACGGACAGCACCCCCCGGTGGCAGCTCTGAAGACATGAACATCCCGTCGTGGTGGGACCTCCACCGGGACGTGCAGCCCGGCAGCTGGATCGACCTGCAGACCGCCCCGGGCGTGgggctgccctccgtcagcccCGGCAGCTCCATGGGGCTGCAGCACTCCCTGGGGGCCTACGGCTCCGACCCCCAGCTGTGCGCCCTGCCCCCCGCCCAGCACGCCCCGGCCTCGCACTCGTCCCACCTCTTCCCCCAGGACGGCTTTAAGATGGAGCCGCTGGCGCCCGAGATGCTGCACCAGGAGACGTACGCCATGGAGGAGCCTCAGGAGACGTCGGTGTCCGCCCGGCCCAAGCCGCAGCGCCGCTCGTCCTCCCGGAGCTCCGGCCAGGCCGTGTGCCGCTGCCCCAACTGCGTCCACGCCGAGCAGATGGGCCAGAGCGCCGACGACGGCCGCAGGAAGCACATGCACAACTGCCACATCCCGGGCTGCGGCAAGGCCTACGCCAAGACGTCGCACCTGAAGGCCCACCTGCGCTGGCACAGCGGCGACCGGCCCTTCGTCTGCAACTGGCTCTTCTGCGGGAAGAGGTTCACGCGCTCCGACGaactgcagcgccacctgcagacGCACACGGGCGCCAAGAAGTTCAGCTGCGCGCTGTGCCCCAGGGTGTTCATGCGCAACGACCACCTGGCCAAGCACATGCGCACGCACGAGTCCCCGCCGGGGCACGGCGGCGAGGACAGGGTGAACGGAGACGGGCGGATGGAGAAGGGCTTCGACGCGCCCACGCCGCCGCAGTCCTCcaacgcggcggcggcggcggcgtccgagGGCGCGGAGCCGCCGCTGAAGCTGAAATGTGAGGCGGAGCCGTCGGCGTCCGGCGGGACGGGCCAGTCCGGCTAA
- the cwc25 gene encoding pre-mRNA-splicing factor CWC25 homolog has translation MGGGDLNLKKSWHPQTMKNIERVWKAEQKYEAERKKIEELQKELKEERAREEMTRYAEESGTMKKKDDRLDWMYQGPAGQVSRDEYLMGRPIDKQITDQYEEPESGPSAETGLLPGSIFNPATAASSLDMAAKIREDPLFEIRKREEEKKREVLTNPVKMKKIKEMLRQNLDKKDKKKKRKKEKKERERRKEKKHRRRSSSSSSDEDDEKKRRKRKSSHSRDHSADSRSHSHLLPGYGLQLPAGRNHQPSGRRERSQSRSPHREPHNGRSHCPPSYKKPDARTGSPQRERYVRQRNHVSKKLSADELERKRREMMEGAKQREEDRENNVKRYKRQDEQEKLREQSAKQERHAGFIHDMKLQSAASSSLEDRVKRNIHSIQRTPASLDNFMKR, from the exons ATGGGGGGAGGCGACCTG AACCTGAAGAAGAGCTGGCATCCCCAGACCATGAAGAACATCGAGCGGGTCTGGAAGGCCGAGCAGAAATATGAAGCTGAGCGCAAGAAGATCGAGGAGCTCCAGAAAGAGCTGAAAGAGGAGCGAGCTCGAGAGGAGATGACCAGATACGCCGAGGAAAGCGGGACCATGAA GAAGAAGGACGACCGTCTGGACTGGATGTACCAGGGCCCCGCCGGCCAGGTGTCCCGGGACGAGTACCTGATGGGGCGCCCCATCGACAAGCAGATCACCGATCAGTACGAGGAGCCGGAGAGCGGCCCCTCGGCGGAGACCGGCCTCCTGCCCGGCTCCATCTTCAACcccgccaccgccgcctccaGCCTGGACATGGCCGCCAAGATCAGAGAGGACCCGCTGTTTGAAATCAG AAAAcgcgaggaggagaagaaaagagaagtgtTGACTAATCcggtgaagatgaagaaaattaaagaaatg CTCCGTCAAAATCTGGAcaagaaagacaagaagaagaaaaggaagaaggagaagaaagagcgggagaggaggaaggagaagaagcacCGGAGGAGGAGTTCAAGCTCCAGCTCAGATGAAGACgatgagaagaagaggaggaagaggaagag ctctcacTCCAGAGACCACTCGGCAGACTCCAGATCTCACTCCCATCTTCTCCCGGGCTACGGCCTCCAG CTTCCTGCTGGGAGAAACCATCAGCCGTCAGGCCGGCGGGAGCGCAGTCAGTCCCGGTCCCCCCACAGGGAGCCGCACAACGGCCGGTCCCACTGCCCCCCCTCGTACAAGAAGCCCGACGCTCGAACCGGGAGCCCGCAGAGGGAGCGCTACGTCCGGCAGAGGAACCACGTGTCCAA GAAGCTGTCTGCAGACGAGCTGGAGCGGAAGAGGCGCGAGATGATGGAGGGGGccaagcagagggaggaggaccgCGAGAACAACGTGAAGAGATACAAGCGGCAGGACGAGCAGGAGAAGCTGAGGGAGCAGAGCGCCAAGCAGGAGCGCCACGCCGGCTTCATTCA cgACATGAAGCTGCAGAGCGCTGCCAGCTCCTCGTTGGAGGATCGAGTGAAGAGGAACATCCACTCCATTCAGCGGACGCCGGCCTCTCTGGACAACTTCATGAAGAGATGA
- the psmb3 gene encoding proteasome subunit beta type-3 has translation MSIMSYNGGAVMAMRGKNCVAIAADRRFGIQAQMVTTDFQKVFPMGERLYIGLAGLATDVQTVAQRLKFRLNLYELKEGRQIKPKTFMSMVSNLLYERRFGPYYIEPVIAGLDPKTMEPFICSLDLIGCPMVTEDFVVSGTCSEQMYGMCESLWEPDLEPDALFETISQAMLNAVDRDAVSGMGVVVHVIEKDKITTRTLKARMD, from the exons ATG TCCATCATGTCGTATAACGGGGGGGCCGTCATGGCCATGCGGGGGAAGAACTGCGTGGCCATCGCAGCCGACCGGCGCTTCGGCATCCAGGCCCAGATGGTGACCACGGACTTCCAGAAGGTTTTCCCCATGGGGGAGCGGCTCTACATCGGCCTGGCCGGGCTGGCCACCGACGTCCAGACGGT AGCTCAGAGGCTGAAGTTCCGGCTGAACCTGTACGAGCTGAAGGAGGGACGGCAGATCAAACCCAAGACCTTCATGAGCATGGTGTCCAACCTGCTGTACGAGAGGAG GTTCGGGCCGTACTACATCGAGCCCGTCATCGCCGGACTGGACCCCAAGACGATGGAGCCGTTCATCTGCTCCCTGGACCTGATCGGCTGCCCCATGGTGACGGAGGACTTCGTGGTGAGCGGGACCTGCTCGGAGCAGATGTACGGCATGTGCGAGTCTCTGTGGGAGCCCGACCTG GAGCCTGACGCCCTGTTTGAGACGATCTCCCAGGCGATGCTGAACGCCGTGGACCGGGACGCCGTGTCGGGGATGGGCGTTGTCGTCCACGTCAT TGAGAAAGACAAGATCACCACTCGAACCCTGAAGGCCCGGATGGACTaa